The sequence GCATATGAAAAAATGAAACAAATCGAAAAAGATTCTGCGCAAAAAGTAAAAAGTATAAGAAGGAAGCACTCCGCACAAAAACATAGAGATACGAAAAGGAAATTTGATAATATACCAAAGACTAAATCTAAGTCAAATGCCTCATCTGATGCTGAAAATGACATATCTTTATCTGATTTATATAAAGATGTTGAGCCTTTCGATGATATAGAGATTTTATAAAGGCAACAACCTATGGAAAACCAACATTTAATTCAACAAGCACAAGATGCATTATTGCTTACAGATGAAGAAAGAATTGCTTTTATGTTAAACGAGAAGTGGTTTTTATACCCAATTGCCAAAGAAATTCTAAAAGAATTAGAATTTCATCTTAAGCATCCTAAAAAAAATAGAATGAAAGGCAGGCTTATTGTTGGCGGAACCAACAACGGAAAAACGTCTATCGTAAATAAATTTATTAGAAGCCATATGCCATATGATGATGAAAATGTCAAAATAACGCCAGTAGTAGCGGTGAGTGCGCCCGAAAGTTCCAATCCATCAGACCTATATGGAAGTATTTTACACAAGCTAGGGGTACCATATAAAAACACAGACAGAGCTACAAAAAAGAAAGAAAAGGTTGAGGGAATATTTTTACTATGTCGCACTAATATGCTTATAATCGATGAAATACACAATATTATAGTGGCACCCGTACAAAAACAAAAAGCCTTTATGGTGGCATTAAAAAATCTTAGCAACGAGTTAATGATACCCATCATATTGGTAGGCACTGCCGATGCACTACATGCTATAAATACAGATTCGCAAATAAGTAATCGATTTCCGCCACTGGTTGTACCAAAATGGAAATACGATAGATCTTTTTTATCCTTACTGGCAAGCATAGAAAAAACTCTCCCTCTAAGAAAACAATCAAATATGGCCACCTCAAAAGAGATATCAAATTATATTTTAGACTACTCTGAAGGGTATATAGGAGAAATTATAGATTTAATAAACTTAGCTGCTCAATATGCCATAGAACAAAAAATTGAAAGCATTACCATGGAAACACT is a genomic window of Campylobacter concisus containing:
- a CDS encoding TniB family NTP-binding protein → MENQHLIQQAQDALLLTDEERIAFMLNEKWFLYPIAKEILKELEFHLKHPKKNRMKGRLIVGGTNNGKTSIVNKFIRSHMPYDDENVKITPVVAVSAPESSNPSDLYGSILHKLGVPYKNTDRATKKKEKVEGIFLLCRTNMLIIDEIHNIIVAPVQKQKAFMVALKNLSNELMIPIILVGTADALHAINTDSQISNRFPPLVVPKWKYDRSFLSLLASIEKTLPLRKQSNMATSKEISNYILDYSEGYIGEIIDLINLAAQYAIEQKIESITMETLKKSNFVRPSMRKNITDFIEI